One part of the Chryseobacterium sp. 7 genome encodes these proteins:
- a CDS encoding HNH endonuclease family protein: protein MKTTLRTDITVKAICDGFVYNELEGKGLFGLSGKLTIQPEYQRNYIYADGKRDVAVIESILKGYPLGLIYFNTLSADKFEVLDGQQRITSFGRFVTNKFAIKDESGMEQYFGGIAKDKQEKILNTELLIYECEGTESEIKEWFRTINITGVPLNNQELLNAVYSGPFVTLGKEEFSNTQNANIQKWSAYVSGSANRQEFLERALDWVSKGNIGGYMSKHRYDTDINELKTYFNSVIDWVSTVFIDVESEMRGLEWGRLFETYKKQPYNPQEVSEKVKTLYADPYVENHKGIFEYVLGGSTDTKLLAIRVFNDATKKSVYTIQTAEAEKKSVSNCPLCALGHDSNKTKIWKLAEMDADHVTAWSKGGATNTKNCQMLCKTHNRAKGNK, encoded by the coding sequence ATGAAAACTACTCTTAGAACAGATATAACAGTAAAAGCCATTTGCGATGGCTTTGTTTACAACGAACTTGAAGGCAAAGGACTGTTTGGTTTGTCAGGCAAACTGACAATTCAGCCGGAGTATCAACGTAATTATATTTATGCAGACGGCAAAAGAGATGTTGCAGTAATTGAAAGCATTTTAAAAGGTTATCCATTAGGACTAATCTATTTCAATACATTAAGTGCAGACAAGTTTGAAGTTTTAGATGGCCAACAACGCATTACAAGTTTTGGCAGATTTGTAACTAACAAATTTGCAATCAAAGACGAGAGCGGAATGGAGCAATATTTTGGAGGTATTGCAAAGGACAAGCAAGAAAAAATATTGAATACAGAACTTTTAATTTACGAGTGCGAAGGAACTGAAAGTGAAATTAAAGAATGGTTTAGGACAATCAATATTACTGGTGTTCCACTTAACAATCAAGAATTACTAAATGCTGTTTATTCTGGCCCTTTCGTAACACTTGGCAAGGAAGAATTTAGTAACACACAAAATGCCAATATTCAAAAATGGAGTGCTTACGTTTCGGGTAGTGCAAACAGACAAGAGTTTTTAGAAAGAGCACTTGACTGGGTAAGCAAAGGGAATATAGGCGGTTATATGAGCAAACACCGTTATGACACTGACATAAACGAGTTAAAAACTTATTTTAATAGCGTTATTGACTGGGTTTCAACTGTATTTATAGACGTAGAAAGTGAAATGCGTGGACTTGAATGGGGACGACTTTTTGAAACCTACAAAAAGCAACCATACAACCCACAAGAAGTTTCCGAAAAAGTTAAAACACTTTATGCTGACCCCTATGTGGAAAATCATAAAGGGATTTTTGAGTATGTTCTTGGCGGTTCAACAGATACCAAACTTTTAGCAATTCGGGTTTTTAACGATGCGACAAAAAAATCTGTTTATACTATTCAGACAGCAGAAGCAGAGAAAAAGAGTGTTTCAAATTGCCCATTATGTGCATTAGGACATGACAGCAATAAAACTAAAATTTGGAAACTCGCAGAGATGGACGCAGACCACGTAACAGCTTGGAGTAAAGGCGGTGCAACTAACACGAAAAATTGCCAAATGTTATGCAAGACACACAACAGAGCAAAAGGAAACAAATGA
- a CDS encoding phage tail sheath family protein, whose product MAANYLHGVETLELKQGTRTIQVVKSAVIGLVGTAPSGEKNTPILVNSEKDAAQFGSTISGFSIPTALEAIFNQGAGTVIVVNVFDQTRHTTPVTDESLKVEDRALKLTYPPLDTVIIKDADGNPADYVRDIDYSIDPFGNFKALTPRIADGIFIKFSYKRLDETKITAGDIIGEINPATDQRTGLKCLELAYNLFGFSPKIIITPTFSDDSAVAAELISTAEKMRAICYLDAPYATTVQQAIEGRGPGGTINFNTSSSRAQLLYPMLKTYNVQANSEELFPYSAFLAGVRAKVDHQEGYWVSESNHEIKGITGIEREISAGISNSNSDANLLNEKGITTVFNSYGIGYRTWGNRSAAFPTGTSPDNFIAVRRTADVINESIEQACLQFVDQPITQGWIDSVRETVNAFLRTLQGRGAIIDGVCKYLQEDNPPTQLAQGHVTFYVDFMPPTPAERISFTSLININYLSSLK is encoded by the coding sequence ATGGCAGCAAATTATCTGCACGGGGTAGAAACACTCGAACTGAAACAGGGCACCAGAACCATACAGGTGGTCAAATCGGCCGTAATAGGTCTGGTGGGTACTGCCCCTTCGGGTGAAAAAAACACCCCTATTCTGGTGAATTCAGAGAAAGATGCCGCGCAATTTGGAAGTACAATATCCGGATTTTCTATTCCCACGGCTTTAGAGGCTATTTTCAACCAGGGAGCCGGAACAGTCATCGTGGTCAATGTTTTTGATCAGACCAGGCATACCACACCGGTAACCGATGAGTCGTTGAAAGTAGAAGACAGAGCCCTGAAATTAACCTACCCTCCCCTGGATACGGTCATCATAAAAGATGCTGACGGAAACCCCGCAGACTATGTGCGGGATATCGATTACAGCATCGATCCTTTTGGAAACTTCAAGGCATTGACTCCCCGTATTGCAGATGGAATATTTATCAAATTTTCCTACAAAAGACTCGATGAAACTAAAATTACGGCCGGCGATATCATCGGGGAGATCAACCCCGCAACAGACCAGAGAACCGGACTCAAATGCCTGGAACTTGCTTACAATCTTTTCGGGTTTTCTCCAAAAATTATCATTACCCCTACCTTTTCAGACGACAGTGCCGTGGCTGCTGAACTGATTTCCACCGCTGAAAAAATGCGTGCCATCTGCTATCTGGATGCCCCCTATGCCACGACCGTGCAACAAGCCATTGAAGGCAGAGGACCAGGGGGAACCATCAACTTTAACACCTCCAGTAGTAGAGCACAGCTCCTGTATCCCATGCTCAAAACCTATAACGTACAAGCCAATTCAGAGGAATTATTTCCTTATTCAGCCTTCCTGGCAGGGGTGAGAGCTAAAGTGGATCATCAAGAAGGCTATTGGGTCTCGGAGTCCAACCATGAAATTAAAGGAATTACAGGAATTGAAAGAGAGATCAGTGCCGGTATCTCCAATAGCAACAGCGATGCCAATCTTTTGAATGAAAAAGGAATTACTACCGTATTTAATTCCTATGGCATCGGGTACAGAACATGGGGAAACAGAAGCGCAGCATTTCCTACAGGTACAAGTCCTGATAACTTTATCGCCGTAAGGAGAACAGCCGATGTCATTAATGAAAGTATTGAACAGGCATGCCTGCAATTTGTAGACCAGCCCATCACTCAGGGATGGATTGACTCCGTCAGGGAAACCGTGAACGCCTTCTTAAGAACACTACAGGGACGAGGAGCCATCATAGACGGGGTATGTAAATATTTGCAAGAAGATAATCCCCCAACACAGCTGGCGCAGGGACATGTTACATTCTATGTGGACTTTATGCCGCCTACTCCGGCCGAGAGAATTTCTTTTACTTCCCTGATCAACATTAATTATCTAAGCTCTTTAAAATAA
- a CDS encoding adenine-specific methyltransferase EcoRI family protein, with the protein MANTAKNKNLRNANKAKMDEFYTQYHDIEKEMSAYLEYNPKVFKGKTILLPCDDPEWSNFTKFFAQNFERFGLKKLISTSYAPESKKIKNNYQPTLFEVNDPQFDEYKTKQNGKIFTLTRDKSGDGKIDVNDLEWSYLKGDGDFRSEEIKKLRNEADIIITNPPFSLFREFVAWIIEAEKNFVIIGNMNAITYKDIFSLIKQNKLWTGVRFNQRINGKNMTFFVPDDYELSGTEVEISSDGKKMISVAGTGWYTNLDHGRRHDPLPLMTKQDNIKFSKHKEVKGKEYQKYENFDAIDVPFTDAIPSDYDGAMGVPISFLNKYNPDQFDIIGLGISNSGLEVGVQPYKTEHKKYRKEIQKRGAVDGDLYMILDGVVEVPYARVLIKHKK; encoded by the coding sequence ATGGCGAATACAGCAAAGAATAAAAATTTAAGGAATGCGAATAAGGCAAAAATGGATGAGTTTTATACTCAATACCATGATATTGAAAAAGAAATGTCTGCCTACCTTGAATATAATCCCAAAGTTTTTAAGGGTAAAACCATATTGTTACCTTGTGACGATCCTGAATGGAGCAACTTCACAAAGTTCTTTGCTCAAAATTTTGAACGCTTCGGACTTAAAAAACTAATTAGCACGAGTTACGCACCTGAAAGTAAAAAGATCAAAAACAACTATCAACCGACACTTTTTGAAGTAAACGACCCACAGTTTGACGAATATAAAACAAAGCAAAATGGTAAAATTTTCACTTTAACACGTGACAAATCAGGCGATGGGAAAATTGATGTTAATGATTTGGAGTGGTCTTACTTAAAAGGTGATGGTGATTTTAGAAGTGAAGAAATTAAAAAACTTAGAAATGAGGCGGACATAATAATTACCAATCCTCCTTTCTCATTATTCCGTGAATTTGTTGCTTGGATTATTGAGGCTGAAAAGAATTTTGTTATCATCGGTAATATGAATGCTATAACTTACAAAGATATTTTTTCACTTATAAAGCAAAATAAACTATGGACTGGAGTTAGGTTCAATCAAAGAATAAACGGTAAGAATATGACTTTTTTTGTTCCAGATGACTATGAATTGAGCGGAACAGAAGTTGAAATAAGTAGTGATGGTAAGAAAATGATAAGTGTTGCTGGTACTGGTTGGTACACAAATCTTGACCACGGCAGGCGACACGATCCTTTACCTTTAATGACTAAACAAGACAATATAAAATTCAGCAAACACAAAGAAGTAAAAGGGAAAGAATATCAGAAATATGAAAACTTTGATGCTATTGATGTTCCCTTTACTGATGCAATACCAAGCGATTACGATGGTGCAATGGGTGTTCCTATCAGTTTCTTAAATAAGTATAACCCCGATCAATTTGATATTATTGGTTTAGGTATTTCAAATTCAGGGTTGGAAGTCGGAGTTCAACCGTATAAAACTGAACATAAAAAATACAGAAAGGAAATTCAGAAGCGTGGTGCAGTTGATGGGGATTTATATATGATTTTGGATGGTGTAGTTGAAGTTCCCTACGCAAGAGTTTTAATAAAACATAAAAAGTAA
- a CDS encoding phage major tail tube protein, whose amino-acid sequence MAQKIKIGRLTNANIYVDGGSLLGRVEEFQCPTLTFKQSEHKALGMNGTIEYYSGIDKMEGSMKWTSYYPEFLKKMANPFKAVRIQVRGSLEEYQGGERIAQTPAVVFLTIQPKNFPLGNFQQHDNVELSTNYGCTYVRLEIGGEVITEVDVEANIFKVDGEDLLAAYRQNLGI is encoded by the coding sequence ATGGCTCAAAAAATCAAAATCGGAAGACTCACCAACGCCAATATATATGTGGATGGAGGGAGCCTTTTGGGGCGTGTTGAAGAATTTCAATGCCCGACCCTTACTTTCAAGCAGTCTGAACATAAAGCCCTGGGAATGAATGGTACCATAGAATACTATTCCGGCATCGATAAAATGGAAGGCTCCATGAAATGGACCTCTTATTATCCTGAATTTTTAAAGAAAATGGCCAATCCATTTAAGGCCGTAAGAATTCAGGTAAGGGGAAGTTTGGAAGAATACCAGGGCGGAGAAAGAATAGCACAGACTCCTGCTGTTGTTTTCCTTACCATTCAACCAAAGAATTTTCCCCTCGGAAATTTCCAGCAGCATGATAATGTCGAACTTTCCACAAACTATGGATGTACCTATGTCAGACTGGAAATTGGAGGAGAAGTCATTACGGAAGTAGATGTAGAAGCCAATATCTTTAAAGTCGATGGAGAAGATCTGTTAGCAGCGTATAGACAAAATCTGGGAATTTAA